Genomic window (Nisaea sp.):
TGAAGCTGATCGAGGATGGCCGCGAGCATCTGGTCATGCGGGAGAAGATGCCGATCAGCGTGCCGGTGCGGTTGCTGCATGGCATGCGCGACGAATCGGTGCCCTATGAGCTTTCCCTGCGCATTGCGGAGAATGTCGAGAGCGAGGACGTTCAGGTCCGTTTCATGAAGGACGGCGATCATCGGCTCTCGACTGATCGGGATCTCGAAATCTTGTCCCAGACAGTGGCCGCGCTGTGCGACGCGGCCGGCTGAGCCTCGCGGGCATATCGCTCGCCGGAATCGCATTCCTCGTCACGATCCTTCCGGCCACAGCCGCCGAAATCGATCATCAGCAGGAATATGAAGCCTGCATGGCGCTCACCCGCGAGCGACCGGAGGAGGCCTATAGCAGCGGTCTCGCCTGGTACAAGCAGGGTGGCGGTATTCCGGCGCGGCACTGTCTTGCGGTGGCTTTGTTGCAGTTGCATCAATATGACGAGGCCGCGGCACGGCTGGAGCGTCTGGCGACCGATCTCGGAACGGCGCGTACGGCCCTTCTGGGCGGCATTCTGATGCAGGCGGGGCAGGCCTGGTATCTCGCCGGACGGCCCGACAAGGCGTTCAATCTGCAAAGCAAGCTGCTGGACCTGGCGCCGGGCGACCCGGAGCTCTGGGTCGACCGTGCCGTCACGCTGATGGAGCTGGAAAAGTACGATGCAGCTCTCGCCGATCTGGACGAGGCGATCGGGCGTAACCCGGATCTGGCCGAAGCTCATATCTACCGGGCGGTGACCCTGCGCCAGCTCGACCGTCTGGAAGATGCGGCAAGAGAAGTCGACATCGTTCTGGAGCTTGCGCCGTTCAATCCGGATGCGCTGCTTGAACGGGGAATCCTCCGCCAGTATCAGGGCGATCTGGACGGTGCGCGCGGTGACTGGCTGCAGGTCATCAGGCTTGCACCCGACTCGCGTGCCGCAGCTGCCGCACGCGGGCGTATCGAGGAAATGGACGTAGTCGTCCGCTAACCGGTTTTCGCGCTTCAGAAATCCAGGTTGGCGTAGTGCGCCGGTGGGCGGACGCCGGGGATGTGGTCTGACAGCAATGGCCGGAAGCTCGGGCGGGACTTGACCCGGGCGTACCATTCCTTGGCCTCCGGATACTTCTCCCACGGTACGTCGCCTATATAATCGACGGTGGATATATGGGATGCGGCGGCGATGTCGGCGAGGCTGAAATGGTCTCCACCGAGCCAGTTCCGGCGCTCCGCCAGAAAGCCGATATAGGCGAGATGGGTGGCGATGTTCGTATGCCCCGCACGGATCGCCGCGCTTGAAGGCTCGCCGGTGCCGAGGAAGCGTTTCATCAGCTTCTCTCCGACCAGCATCTCGGTCACTTCCGCGTTGAACTTGCGGTCGAACCAGGCCACCAGCCGACGGATTTCGGCGCGTGCGGCGGCGTCGCCCGGGAGCAGCGGGACTTCGGGACGGGTTTCTTCGAGATATTCGGATATGGCGCCGGAGTTGGCGACCGTGGTGCCGTCATCGTCGACGAAGACCGGCACCGTGCCGTCGGGGTTCTTGGCGAGGAATTCCGGGCGCCGGTCCCAGATCTGTTCGACCTTGGTTTCGGTCTCGATTTTCTTCTCGCCGAGAGACACGCGGATCTTCCGGCAGAAAGGCGAAATCCAAAGGTGATAGAGGGTCGGCATTCAATTCACCGTTAGGTCTGGGGGATGCCCTGTGGTTGGCGGCGCTAAACTACCAGAACCTTGCCGATGCCGACAATCGCCAGCGCGCCGAGCAGGATAATCGCTGCCAGTTTGACGGTTTCAGGCCGGGCAAGGCCATACAGCCGGTGTCCTATTGTCGTGCCGATGGCCATGAGTGGGAACAGGAGTGCACACCTCAGGAGCATGTCGATGCTCATCAGATCCTTATAGGCGGCGAGGCCAAGAGCGAAAATATCGACAAATATAAAAAAGGCGATGGCGGTCGCGCGGGTGGTCGAG
Coding sequences:
- a CDS encoding glutathione S-transferase family protein, producing MPTLYHLWISPFCRKIRVSLGEKKIETETKVEQIWDRRPEFLAKNPDGTVPVFVDDDGTTVANSGAISEYLEETRPEVPLLPGDAAARAEIRRLVAWFDRKFNAEVTEMLVGEKLMKRFLGTGEPSSAAIRAGHTNIATHLAYIGFLAERRNWLGGDHFSLADIAAASHISTVDYIGDVPWEKYPEAKEWYARVKSRPSFRPLLSDHIPGVRPPAHYANLDF
- a CDS encoding tetratricopeptide repeat protein → MRRGRLSLAGISLAGIAFLVTILPATAAEIDHQQEYEACMALTRERPEEAYSSGLAWYKQGGGIPARHCLAVALLQLHQYDEAAARLERLATDLGTARTALLGGILMQAGQAWYLAGRPDKAFNLQSKLLDLAPGDPELWVDRAVTLMELEKYDAALADLDEAIGRNPDLAEAHIYRAVTLRQLDRLEDAAREVDIVLELAPFNPDALLERGILRQYQGDLDGARGDWLQVIRLAPDSRAAAAARGRIEEMDVVVR